Within Carassius carassius chromosome 8, fCarCar2.1, whole genome shotgun sequence, the genomic segment CATCAACGGAAACAGGGAACACGCTTGTttgcttttctttatttttgtaccATTGTCCTAAAGTTTACATTGCAGCTTGAGGATAAAGACGTCTCAAAAGAGTCTCTCATTCgttcacacaaacacgcacacatgaTACATCATCTCACATACAAATTGCCTCGGTTCCAcaaaacattttccacaaaaacatacagtacgaaaatataatttcaaaagcACTTTACAAAAGACTTGCAATACGATACATTCACTATATAGTATAGCAAACTCCCTCCAAAATAAATGCATCTCAATCACATTACTACATTGTAGGTGTGAGGAATCACACGGATCTTATCCAATAAAATCACGTTTAACAGGTTCTAGTTTGCGTGTCAATGCTGAGACCAAATGACTGTAGCCAAAGAGAGGTACAAATGTGGTTACTGGTACAGCgtccaaaaatacacacacatacatacaaacaaacatgacACCGGATGAATCGGAAAATAACAGGACAGTGAGTCATCTACAATGAGTCACTCACAAATAGGCATCCAACACTTCCTTCATTCCCAAGCTCCAGTTTTTGGCATCGAAATTACAGTAACTACCCATTCATTCAACTTCAAGCCTTTTTTTCCCAAGAAATGATGGTGACAATCCAAGATATTAGTGTTTAAATACAGAACCTGGTCCAAATATATGGAACAATTTGTCCGTATTGAATTTCTGTGTCCTATCTTTTTACCACTAACAAAAAAGTATAGTGTGTTATCATGTTTTTGGACATGTACCACAAAAAGCCATATAAATACCATGGTGGACATTTCAAAGAACCATGGAAACACAATATGATACCACCACTGTACTGTGAACAGCACCTTATTTTTCTAAGCTTCATATCTGGAGATTTGGCAGTGCCATTTTTGGTCCATGTTGTTTCATTTGACCGACCCTAACCAAGAAAAACAGACTAGTGGATAGGAAAGCTTACTTGGTCCTTCTTTGCACCAAAGGTTTAAACTCTAAGCAGTTGCTAAATACATTATTTGTAAACCGTGGTATGCTTTATTTGGCCGACATCAGGACTGATGCAAAAATCTTTCAAGAATTAAAGTTGAGAAAATATATTCAGGCGTAGCTATGCATCTGGCACTATCGAACTGTAATACTAGCAGGAACAATATAAAGTAATGATATAATACTTTTGACAACAAAGATTGTAACAGTAAGACTACAAGCCAAGAGACAGCAGAGCAGCTAAGCGGTCGTGTCATGCTAGCAAGGCATAGCCTACAATACAAGGCAAGCAGAAGGctaacaaatacatttacacaaacacaaccacgAGGACAGTCCCAAACGAGTCAAAAATAAACAACAGCAACGACCGAAATCAAGACAGTACGagctaaaactgacaaaaaatacTGCAAGGATGAGTACACAAAGAGAAGTTTAGGTTCTCTTTAAGGCTCCTCCGCTAACAGGCACCAAAACGGATAGCCAGATGTGACCCGTTGTGTGTTTGGCAGATCatccatgtttttttgttttgtttttttctgttgggGAAGAATAACTTGGCACTTCTGCACTGCTGGTGTAACAGCAGGGGAGCGGGGCTGAAAAAATCTGCCCTTCTTTGTCTTTCTTTAAGCTGATGTTGCATTGCGCATTTTAAATGCGATTATTGTTGGCTTCAACAATAGTGTGTTTTCATTCAGGGTTCATTATGTCAAATATTGCTCAGAACTCAAATGCAACTAGACAGAAACCATGTGACTGCTTGCAGTCGTCTGGAGAAGGCCACATGCAGAGAATTCAGTTTCACACCTAAGGTGCTGCCTGCATGCCAGCCGCATGCAAAAGAAATCTGGAAAGGTAACTTTACACTGCGTAACATCAGCCGTTTGGATATTCTGGGTGGAATGTTCTGGAACGACGTGAGCGGAAGTTAGTTTTTCCTGTTTACTGGTATGTTTGTCTGAAAGTTGGCAGCTGTATTGTGACCTGAGATCAATGTCCTTCCAATTCAGACAATAAAAGACTGCTTCTctacaaagcaaataaaaatatgaaatgtaattaaaaaaagaagtccATAAAGATGAGATACATTTCTTGTATAAAACAGAatataaatgttctgcaaaatatataatggaaaataaaatgtttggatAATACAACTTAGctactaatatatataaatgtgtctttatcagaggtggaaagtaacgaattacatttactcgcgttactgtaattgagtagcttttttgtgtactaatactttttaaagtaatttttttaatctgcaattttacttttacttaagtatattttgtttgaagtattgtacttcgctacattttaaaacacattaattactgagtaaaaaaaaaaaaaaaaaaaaaaaaatcgctcgctggaaactacgtcagtaaataatgggcaggagggcaaactggcgctaaaatcacaagaaagatgcagacggtcaaaacaggcgttagtggtgcagacaccgctgaaaacgaaaccccgtcatattctgaagttgaactcgaaggaaatgaagtgaacccctggccatatgtatgctctattatgcagtgtaagctgtacttgcctaggaagaccaaactagcagcttataaaatctcgacaagacatcaacccttcgcaagaatgtagaggtaagctaaataattgcatcgttgcattggtggttaaaatgaagctttgacattttagcaagaggttttgcacaaattagccaaaaagacagtggtgaggagtgtgctatatatatcatctgcgataatatcatgttttttgttttaatgatgtgcacgcgcatttatagtgcgttctttcactgtgtgattcagtctcctaaaatgcatttagcatgatcacaaaattgaagatataggggcagaaaattcacatatttatataattttatatatttaataaaaatcacacaaagaatgccgtcttttcctccaaaattccaaagttaattaagagacttgcgttttagacaccatattgcctttttagctctatttctacaacagaaaataattccaaacacagccaccaaagcacagttttgcgtctctgagcaacgtgacagtgtttcgttcctgaatgaatcaaccgtttaaatgattcggttcagtcgcaatgactcacttattaacagtgacttgctgacacatactggccattttaatttcacatttaaagtatcttttgattttttttaaataattaatttcttatcatttcaaatgagtattcaacattttatgtcttgtatatcaaaacattattcatgcatttgtaactgcaggttaaatgcattcttgtcctgcactaaacagtgtaatacatctaaatgccacttccaatgaatcttctgcattaaaagatgagtttgttgatactgatttgcctggtaacagcccaaatgttttattattctaaataactgattcctttaattaaaaacaactcgtttgagattaatagacctataccaggggtgtcaaactcagttcctggagggccgtagccctgcagagtttagttctaaccctgctccagcacacatatcatgtagttttcaaataaacctaaatgattagattagctggatcaggtgtgtttaattagggttaaatctaaactgtgcaggactgtggccctccaggaactgagtttgacacccttggcctgtcccatttttgactccctcccactgttaaaatgtaactaagtaatttttactctgagtaaagtttaaatgagctactttttacttttacttgagtagatttttagactggtacttttacttgtacttaagtaaaatttcattaatgtaatggtacttttacttgagtagaatatttttgtactctttccacctctggtctttatataatttcatatatatacatgtttCAACATACCCACTGTAGTTTTCACTTAATAGGTTTGATGAACAAAAAGAAATTATCCAGAATTTCTTAACTCTTCTGATTTTAAACCATTTTCTCTGAATAGTctttaaaatcagaaaaaaatgtttacGTCGTTTCCTAATCTTCAGCACAGTCATTTTCATTTATCAGTGACTGTTACCTacgtacaaaaaaagaaaaggaaaaaaagcaatAAAGAAATGATATACATGGAATGTGCAAATGTTCAAGTATATctacatgtatatataaaatcacatacataaagagaaaaaagtgaaaaacaataataatgaaattagCATTCGATCCCAGTTTACATGTGATCCAGAAATGTAAATGAAAGGATGACTAGGTACACTTGAAAACGATGGTGTGTGTATCACAGAGGTGGGTGGAAGTTGATGGTGTGATGTCTAAGGCCTTGAGAGGTTTTATAGCTTTTCCCACAGCGACACTTGAAGGGCTTTCTCACACGGATCTGCGTCCTGTGCCCGTTTTTAGCATGGTACTTAATACCATTCACATTCTGAAAGAGAAGACAGAAGTAAAAGCGGGAATGAGGTAAAGTCGAAAGCACTTccagaaaaaacatttattacaatcCCCTGCAGGTATTCCCTACTTTAACAGGAAGCAATCATCTATATTACTTATAATGTAACCAGCCACagcttttgttttctgcattttaaTCGTAGATGATACTGCAGTTATAtgctattattcatttttattataaaaaacaaaatataaacacattaaatCTCTTAATACCACAATAAtacttaatattcatattaagattcatatatatatatatatatattgagttgTGAGTGCATTACCTTGTATCTTTTCTTGCATCCTGGAACAGGGCATGCGAAGGGTTTCTCATCGCCCCCATTCATGCACATGGAGCTGAGGATGGACTCTGAGCTGATGGCACTTTCTGTAGTCCAGGACTCGTCGCTGTCAGAGTCTTCATACTCCACCTCCTCCTCATCACACTCACTGCCTGAGGCACACCAATGaagtttaactctttaattagTCATTTATTTGCTTCATATATTAGCTGATGAAAGAACTAATGAGAGCTGAGAAAGCAAATGTGCCCTTTTACTCCAATTATCCAGTGTTTCTTCATTAGGAGCATAATGTgggtttttttccccccacagtTCAGGTTAGATCTAATATTTCTGAAAGAAATCGAATTCAACTAAAACTAACCGGCAGTCGGTTATTTATGCTTCTGACTCTTGACGTATTTCTTAACACAGAAAATACACTGACATAATTACAGGCTTATTTTAATGTTCATTAAAAGACAAGTACATTATGAAACAAACAGGAAATGGACATCACCCAAGTTTGGATTTAAACCAATGGAAACTTTTCagcacagccacacacacactcattcaatcAGTGTGGCTTTAGGTTTAGGGGGAACTACCTCTCTGATAGCAAATGCAACAAACCataataaatctgaaaatttcagACTTAATTATAACAAATGAAATGACATTAGAAATCAGCAGCCGGTGAATTCTCCATGAGTATTACAAACACTCCTAATGAGTTAGAAATATTTCAAATAGCTGTTTTTATATATCTAAATCTAAAGTGTGTAGTATCACACACACGTGCTCCATTCACCTGTGGGTGTGCTGCTGCGGAAGGAGGACGAGGGCGTGATGGGAGGGGTGACGGGTGGAGTTAGGCTGCCGTTGCTGTGCCGAGGGGGCGTGGCCGTACTGTTACGTGATACACCTCCGGTGACTGATATAGCAATTTTAGGTTGGACCTTCTTCTTCTGAGTTTCTTGCTCTCTGCGTGCCGCTTCAGTCATGAAtctgaagaaaaaacaaacaaaaggccTTGTTAATAGATTGATGTGCAGGTAATGATGCACCTGAGGACTATTGttctttaaaatgacaaaacggCAAAAGCTACATTTGGAAATGGATAACTAAAATATGTGTCAAATACAATTGTCAACCTTCTGTACTGACCTCCCAAGTGTATATCATTGTTACAGAAATTTCCCATTGCACTTTAGTTGTCTTGcaaatacactaccagtcaaaagtttttgaatggtaaGAAGTTTCTCCTCACCAAGCCAGCAGTTATTTGATCCatagtacagcaaaaacagaaccattttgaactatttttactatttcaaataactgttttctatttgaatatattttcaaatgtaatttatttgttgtttttcaaagctaaatttttagcaccattactccagtcacatgatccttcagaaatcattctaatattctgattttctgttcaaaaaacatgttgaaaacagctgtagaatttttcagttttattttgatgaatagaatgttcagaagaacaccatttatctaaaatagaaatcttttataacattataaatgactttatcatcacttttgatcaatttaaagcatatttttatatagatagatagatagatagatagatagatagatatctcattttatatatatatatatatatatatatatatatatatatatacacatataccattactccagtttttcgtgtcacatgatcctgaattatgctcaagaaacatttcttatcatcatcagttaaaaacagttatgctgctaaattttgtggaaactatgataataattatttttcaggattatttgataaatagaaagttaaaaagaaaggcattcatttgaatattttttaacattacaaaatCTTCAGTCACATTTTTACGCATTTTGCTAAACGAACtaacttttacaattttttttacatttttttaaatcttactgaccccaaactttgaatggtagtgcatttattcatatttttactacacaaattagtatataaatatttcaaCATACCTATTAATGTAGCTCAGAGCAACATATGTGGGCTGCTGCAGCTCTTGCCTCTCCAGAACTCTGGGATCTGTGTCTGAGAGAGGAATAGAGAAAACACAATTGCTTTAGACTGCAAAACACAGAAAAAGCTGAAGATAAAGATATGCACATGTAGGTCAAAGCTATGGCTCGATATGCTATAATACATAGATGCTCACAGACAAAGCAGCAGCCTGAAACAGTACTTTGTGCTTACTGTACGTTCGTCAAAAAAGCACCCCTAATGCCCTGCAGACCCAACCACCACACTTTTTCCATTCTACTTGTGACAGCAGGCAGCTTCCATTGCCTGAGGCCACCAGGCAATGCTTCAAAGGTTCCTCTACCAACTCTGGTTATAGTTTCAATCATGGCCTGAGACTGCCCTTATGTGGCAAAAGTCCCATATGATGACACTGATCAGGATTTATCTTATTTGTAAACATTCAAAATGTTAG encodes:
- the LOC132144709 gene encoding juxtaposed with another zinc finger protein 1-like, which encodes MFVSPVPPPPPAPPSCCFAPHPPPIGWQPSKQIQLQSPPPLLLQRAAGYLITPIPHSLCLRRSASSRTSANTSIMTGVAAASFFSNVCRFGGCGLHFESLGELIVHIEDNHIDTDPRVLERQELQQPTYVALSYINRFMTEAARREQETQKKKVQPKIAISVTGGVSRNSTATPPRHSNGSLTPPVTPPITPSSSFRSSTPTGSECDEEEVEYEDSDSDESWTTESAISSESILSSMCMNGGDEKPFACPVPGCKKRYKNVNGIKYHAKNGHRTQIRVRKPFKCRCGKSYKTSQGLRHHTINFHPPL